A window of Cucurbita pepo subsp. pepo cultivar mu-cu-16 chromosome LG06, ASM280686v2, whole genome shotgun sequence contains these coding sequences:
- the LOC111796906 gene encoding receptor protein kinase CLAVATA1-like: MRKKSLHPVLSHLFILVLLLFSASFCFANRDMEALLKMKSAMIGPGRSALDDWEPSSSPSAHCDFSGVTCDGDHRVVALNVSNFRLFGPIPPEIGMLEKIENLTLVSDNLTGGLPLELAKLTSLKILNLSNNAFHDKLPAEITLGMTELEVFDVYNNNFSGPLPVEFVKLKKLKHLDLGGCYFTAQIPSVYSEMQTLEFLSVRGNALTGSIPASLARLKNLRYLYAGYFNHYDGGIPAEFGSLSSLELLDLANCNLSGEIPPSMGNLKHLHSLFLQVNNITGRIPPELSGLISLKSLDLSLNELTGEIPSSFVVLQNLTLINLFNNKLHGPIPGFIGDFPHLEVLQLWSNNFTLELPENLGRNGKLFLLDVATNHLTGLIPPDLCNGRLKTLILLDNYFYGPIPEKLGRCDSLTKIRIAGNFFNGTVPAGFFNFPALELLDISNNYFSGALPSQMSGEFLGTLQLSNNHITGEIPAAIKNLENLQVVSLEYNQFTGHLPVEIFELNKLLRINISFNDISGEIPHSVVQCSSLTSIDLSENHLVGQIPRGLSKLKILSVLNLSRNQVSGQIPDEIRSMMSLTVLDLSYNNFFGRIPTGGQFSVFNGSAFAGNPNLCFPSHGSCGSLHKNSKSVKLIISIVAIFTVLLCVFVAVYLRKRKRIQKSKAWKLTAFQRLNFKAEDVLECLKEENIIGKGGAGVVYRGSMPDGSIVAIKLLLGSGRNDHGFSAEIQTLGRIKHRNIVRLLGYVSNRDTNLLLYEYMPNGSLDQRLHGVKGGHLHWDLRYKIAMEAAKGLCYLHHDCTPLIIHRDVKSNNILLDKLFEAHVSDFGLAKFFQNGGASECMSSIAGSYGYIAPEYAYTLKVDEKSDVYSFGVVLLELIAGRKPVGDFGEGVDIVRWVLKTSSELSQPSDAASVLAVVDSRLAEYPLQDVIHLFKIAMMCVEEDSSARPTMREVVHMLSNPPRSVPVLINL; this comes from the exons ATGAGGAAAAAATCGCTCCATCCTGTTCTTTCCCACTTGTTTATCCTCGTTTTACTTCTGTTCTCTGCCAGTTTTTGTTTCGCCAATCGCGATATGGAAGCGctgttgaagatgaagagcGCCATGATCGGACCCGGGAGGTCGGCGCTTGATGATTGGGAGCCGTCGTCGTCCCCGTCTGCTCATTGCGATTTCTCCGGCGTTACGTGTGACGGCGATCACAGAGTTGTTGCGCTTAACGTCTCGAATTTTCGTTTATTCGGCCCGATTCCGCCAGAGATTGGGATGTTGGAGAAGATTGAGAACTTGACCTTAGTGAGTGACAATCTCACCGGAGGACTTCCTCTCGAATTGGCAAAACTCACATCGCTTAAGATTCTGAACCTATCTAACAACGCATTTCATGATAAGTTGCCGGCTGAAATCACGCTTGGAATGACCGAACTCGAGGTTTTTGATGTCTATAACAACAATTTCTCCGGTCCGCTCCCGGTGGAGTTTGTCAAACTGAAGAAGCTTAAGCATCTTGACCTTGGTGGATGTTACTTCACTGCTCAGATTCCTTCTGTTTACTCGGAGATGCAGACGTTGGAGTTCTTAAGCGTGCGGGGAAATGCGCTTACCGGAAGTATTCCAGCGAGTTTGGCGCGGCTGAAGAATCTTAGGTATCTTTACGCCGGATATTTTAACCATTACGACGGCGGGATTCCGGCCGAGTTCGGATCGTTGAGTTCTCTTGAGCTTCTCGATTTAGCAAACTGTAACCTCTCCGGTGAGATTCCTCCGAGTATGGGGAATTTAAAGCACCTGCATAGTCTATTTCTACAAGTTAACAATATAACCGGTCGGATTCCCCCTGAACTTTCCGGTCTGATTAGCCTCAAGTCACTGGACCTCTCACTGAACGAACTCACCGGAGAGATACCGTCGAGTTTCGTGGTACTGCAGAACCTCACGCTGATCAATTTGTTCAACAACAAGCTTCACGGTCCAATCCCTGGTTTCATAGGTGATTTTCCACATCTTGAAGTGCTTCAGTTGTGGAGTAACAACTTCACGCTGGAGCTCCCCGAGAATCTAGGGCGTAACGGAAAACTTTTTCTGCTCGACGTAGCGACAAATCATCTAACTGGACTCATTCCTCCGGATTTATGTAATGGTAGGTTGAAGACTTTGATTCTGTTGGATAATTACTTCTATGGGCCCATCCCTGAGAAATTAGGCCGATGTGATTCACTTACGAAAATAAGAATTGCGGGAAATTTCTTCAACGGAACGGTTCCGGCAGGGTTCTTCAACTTCCCGGCGTTGGAGCTACTTGATATCAGTAATAATTACTTCTCTGGCGCTCTTCCGTCGCAAATGTCTGGCGAGTTTCTTGGAACTCTGCAGCTTAGTAACAACCATATTACCGGGGAAATCCCCGCCGCTATTAAGAATTTAGAAAACTTGCAGGTTGTTTCTCTGGAATATAACCAATTCACTGGGCATTTGCCCGTggaaatatttgaattgaacAAGTTGCTGAGGATTAACATCAGCTTTAACGATATTAGCGGCGAAATTCCGCATTCAGTTGTTCAGTGCTCGTCTTTAACGTCAATCGATCTCAGTGAAAATCATCTCGTCGGCCAAATTCCCAGGGGATTGTCGAAGCTGAAAATCTTGAGCGTCCTCAATTTGTCAAGAAATCAAGTGTCGGGCCAAATTCCTGACGAGATTCGGTCGATGATGAGTCTTACAGTTCTTGATTTGTCATACAATAACTTCTTCGGTAGAATCCCCACAGGCGGTCAGTTTTCGGTATTCAATGGCAGCGCCTTCGCCGGAAACCCTAACCTCTGCTTCCCCAGCCACGGATCTTGCGGATCTCTACACAAGAATTCGAAATCTGTTAAGCTAATCATTTCAATCGTCGCGATATTCACCGTTCTATTATGCGTATTCGTCGCAGTTTATCtcagaaagagaaagaggatTCAGAAATCAAAGGCATGGAAACTCACAGCGTTCCAACGCCTCAATTTTAAAGCGGAGGACGTCCTCGAGTGTTTGAAGGAGGAGAATATCATCGGAAAAGGCGGCGCTGGCGTCGTCTACCGTGGATCAATGCCAGACGGCTCCATCGTAGCTATTAAACTGTTGTTAGGAAGCGGCCGGAACGACCACGGTTTCTCTGCTGAAATTCAGACTCTAGGGCGAATCAAGCACCGGAACATCGTCAGGCTTTTGGGTTACGTGTCGAACAGAGACACGAATCTGCTTCTATACGAGTACATGCCGAATGGGAGCTTGGATCAGAGGCTGCATGGAGTGAAGGGCGGGCATTTGCATTGGGACTTGCGGTACAAGATCGCGATGGAAGCCGCCAAGGGGCTCTGTTACTTGCACCACGATTGTACGCCACTGATCATCCACAGGGACGTGAAGTCCAATAATATACTGCTGGATAAGCTCTTTGAAGCTCATGTCTCTGACTTTGGGCTCGCCAAGTTCTTCCAGAATGGCGGCGCCTCCGAGTGTATGTCCTCCATTGCCGGCTCATACGGCTACATTGCTCCAG AATACGCGTACACACTGAAAGTGGACGAGAAGAGCGATGTGTACAGTTTCGGTGTGGTGCTGCTGGAGCTGATAGCCGGGAGGAAGCCAGTGGGGGATTTTGGAGAAGGCGTGGACATAGTGAGGTGGGTCCTCAAAACCTCATCAGAACTCTCTCAACCGTCCGATGCTGCCTCAGTATTAGCCGTGGTGGACTCTCGCCTCGCCGAATACCCTCTCCAAGACGTAATCCACCTCTTCAAAATAGCCATGATGTGCGTGGAAGAAGACAGCTCTGCAAGGCCAACCATGAGGGAGGTTGTTCACATGCTCTCAAATCCCCCAAGGTCTGTCCCTGTTCTCATCAACCTCTAA